One region of Gorilla gorilla gorilla isolate KB3781 chromosome 13, NHGRI_mGorGor1-v2.1_pri, whole genome shotgun sequence genomic DNA includes:
- the CDKN2A gene encoding cyclin-dependent kinase inhibitor 2A isoform X2: MMMGSARVAELLLLHGAEPNCADPATLTRPVHDAAREGFLDTLVVLHRAGARLDVRDAWGRLPVDLAEELGHRDVARYLRAAAGGTRGSNHARIDAAEGPSDIPD; encoded by the exons ATGATGATGGGCAGCGCCCGCGTGGCGGAGCTGCTGCTGCTCCACGGCGCGGAGCCCAACTGCGCCGACCCCGCCACTCTCACCCGACCCGTGCACGACGCTGCccgggagggcttcctggacacGCTGGTGGTGCTGCACCGGGCCGGGGCGCGGCTGGACGTGCGCGATGCCTGGGGCCGTCTGCCCGTGGACCTGGCTGAGGAGCTGGGCCATCGCGATGTCGCACGGTACCTGCGCGCGGCTGCGGGGGGCACCAGAGGCAGTAACCATGCCCGCATAGATGCCGCGGAAGGTCCCTCAG ACATCCCCGATTGA